One segment of Deltaproteobacteria bacterium DNA contains the following:
- a CDS encoding 4Fe-4S binding protein: MAIIPNSNCGGCGLAGCRMFAEAVLVGKAPVTGCVAGGQEVADNLARFLGVDAQKANKIVAVVLCHGGERETLKTGIYKGEKTCIAANFTGGEKACTYGCLGYSDCVESCKFDAMAMNDNGLPVVFHDACIGCGACARACPRFIIEMHPIEHKLFNYCRNKDKGAVARKVCKVSCIACTLCVKDCPQEGAIDM, translated from the coding sequence ATGGCAATAATTCCTAACTCAAACTGCGGCGGGTGCGGACTTGCAGGATGCAGGATGTTTGCAGAGGCAGTCCTTGTAGGAAAGGCGCCTGTTACAGGGTGCGTTGCAGGGGGACAGGAGGTTGCAGATAATCTTGCAAGATTTCTTGGTGTTGATGCGCAAAAGGCTAATAAGATTGTTGCAGTTGTTCTGTGTCATGGCGGTGAAAGGGAGACTTTAAAGACCGGGATTTATAAAGGTGAAAAAACCTGTATTGCTGCAAATTTCACTGGCGGAGAAAAGGCTTGCACATACGGCTGTCTTGGCTACAGCGACTGTGTAGAGTCATGCAAGTTTGATGCAATGGCAATGAACGATAACGGGCTTCCTGTTGTATTCCATGATGCATGCATTGGGTGCGGCGCATGCGCAAGGGCATGTCCAAGATTTATAATTGAGATGCATCCCATTGAGCATAAACTATTTAACTACTGCAGAAACAAGGACAAAGGCGCTGTTGCAAGAAAGGTATGCAAGGTCTCTTGCATTGCCTGCACCTTGTGTGTTAAAGATTGTCCTCAAGAAGGCGCTATTGACATGAT
- the rsxA gene encoding electron transport complex subunit RsxA, producing MDVILIFISAAIVNNFVLSYFLGICPFLGVSNKTESALNMGLATTFVMTLTAATTWPVWTYVLVKFNVPFTQYVAFIIIIAALVQFVEMFLRKSSPQIYRAMGIYLPLITTNCAVLGLALFMVLRDYNYIQSIFFGFGTGVGFTIAMLMMSGIREELEFADVPPVFKGISITLIIAGMLALAFMGFAGLIRG from the coding sequence ATGGATGTCATTTTAATTTTCATATCAGCGGCAATTGTAAACAATTTTGTCCTTTCATATTTTCTTGGCATATGCCCGTTTTTGGGCGTTTCCAATAAAACAGAGAGCGCCCTTAATATGGGGCTTGCCACAACATTTGTCATGACACTCACCGCTGCTACAACATGGCCCGTATGGACATATGTCCTTGTGAAATTTAATGTGCCGTTTACACAGTATGTTGCATTTATAATTATTATTGCAGCGCTTGTTCAGTTTGTAGAGATGTTTTTAAGGAAATCTAGCCCTCAGATTTACAGGGCAATGGGCATTTATCTTCCGCTTATAACAACAAACTGCGCTGTTTTAGGGCTTGCGCTTTTTATGGTCTTGAGAGATTACAATTATATCCAGAGCATATTCTTTGGCTTTGGAACAGGTGTAGGTTTTACAATAGCAATGCTCATGATGTCAGGCATAAGGGAGGAACTTGAATTTGCGGATGTGCCTCCTGTGTTTAAAGGGATTTCAATAACACTAATAATAGCAGGCATGCTCGCATTGGCATTTATGGGTTTCGCAGGACTGATAAGGGGGTAA
- a CDS encoding electron transport complex subunit E yields the protein MAEYNLWHEFKKGLWDEIPPFRLVLGTCPALAVTNSVINGIAMGLATLFVLLCANVSVSAIRKIVPSEVRIATYVVIIALYVTVADMFLAAMFPPISKALGPYVPLIVVNCIILGRAEGFAQKHPIIPSTIDAIGIGIGFTLSLAAMGIIRELFGFGSILDIKLLGNWFEPWIVMILPAGAFFVFGFLVALVNYLSQKKATETHGH from the coding sequence ATGGCAGAATACAATCTCTGGCATGAATTTAAAAAAGGGTTGTGGGATGAGATACCGCCGTTTAGGCTTGTTTTAGGCACATGCCCTGCCCTTGCTGTAACAAATTCAGTCATAAACGGCATTGCAATGGGGCTTGCAACATTATTTGTTTTGCTCTGTGCAAATGTAAGTGTTTCCGCTATAAGGAAGATCGTGCCGTCAGAGGTAAGGATTGCAACATATGTTGTCATTATTGCTTTGTATGTTACTGTCGCTGATATGTTCCTTGCCGCAATGTTTCCGCCGATATCAAAGGCGCTTGGACCTTATGTCCCATTGATTGTTGTCAACTGCATAATACTTGGAAGGGCAGAGGGATTTGCCCAAAAACACCCCATAATCCCATCTACGATAGACGCCATCGGCATCGGCATTGGCTTTACATTAAGCCTTGCAGCAATGGGTATAATAAGGGAATTGTTTGGTTTTGGCAGCATATTAGATATTAAACTGCTCGGCAATTGGTTTGAGCCGTGGATAGTGATGATACTGCCGGCAGGCGCATTTTTTGTATTTGGCTTTCTTGTTGCTCTTGTAAATTATCTATCGCAGAAAAAGGCAACAGAAACACATGGGCATTAA
- a CDS encoding RnfABCDGE type electron transport complex subunit G, whose amino-acid sequence MNSKVIKMLLVLSITAAVSGGILAKVFHFADPLIKENKRRELQEAIFVVLPEAKEYKTIEKEIGKEKLIVYKGIDANGSPVGIAFEANGGGFQGNIKIMVGLSTDYLKLKAIKVLEQNETPGLGNRIKEPAFEGQFKGLEIKPKVEYIKYRKPEKPNQITAITGATISSDAVVKNINNAVEKVLKNFPSEEIVKGEVLK is encoded by the coding sequence ATGAACAGCAAGGTTATAAAAATGCTACTTGTCCTTTCTATTACTGCTGCAGTATCAGGCGGCATACTTGCCAAGGTGTTTCATTTTGCAGACCCGCTTATTAAGGAAAATAAAAGAAGAGAATTGCAGGAGGCTATCTTTGTTGTCTTACCAGAGGCAAAAGAATATAAAACCATTGAAAAAGAAATTGGCAAAGAAAAACTTATAGTTTATAAAGGAATTGACGCCAATGGCAGTCCTGTCGGCATTGCATTTGAGGCAAACGGCGGAGGGTTTCAGGGGAATATAAAAATCATGGTCGGTTTATCAACAGATTATCTCAAACTTAAAGCCATAAAGGTTCTTGAGCAGAATGAAACACCGGGGCTTGGCAACAGAATAAAAGAGCCTGCATTTGAAGGACAGTTCAAAGGTCTTGAGATAAAGCCAAAGGTAGAGTATATTAAATACCGCAAGCCTGAAAAACCGAACCAGATAACAGCAATAACAGGCGCAACAATATCATCAGATGCGGTTGTTAAAAATATAAACAATGCAGTTGAAAAGGTTCTGAAGAATTTTCCTTCAGAAGAAATAGTAAAAGGCGAGGTTTTAAAGTAA
- a CDS encoding RnfABCDGE type electron transport complex subunit D: MDEKTQNKPQDKPKEIIQPSIDRLVVSSSPHFSTKDNVPKIMHTVVLALLPASLASIYFFGLNALLLGVTCVIACMLTEYAVQKIRRKPITVWDGSAIITGMLLALTLPPSFPLYAAALGSVFAIGMGKQIFGGLGYNIFNPALLGRAFLMATYPVLTTTWSEPLTKAAKQGIDAVSAATPLALMKFEQKLTPHLDLLFGNVAGSLGETSAIAIILGGLYLRYKGYINWKMPLGYLGSIAFFGAIFWFANPEKYPDPLFHILAGGAMLGAWFMVTDMVTTPTTPIGQWLFVIFAGFLVVIIRLFGGLPEGVMYSILLMNAFTPLLNRHTKPKVFGEGGQGGIG; this comes from the coding sequence ATGGACGAGAAAACACAAAATAAACCACAAGACAAACCTAAAGAGATTATACAGCCTTCAATTGACAGGCTCGTTGTCTCTTCATCACCTCATTTTTCTACAAAAGATAATGTGCCGAAGATTATGCATACGGTTGTTCTTGCACTCTTACCCGCCTCTCTTGCGAGTATATATTTCTTTGGCTTGAATGCACTTTTGCTGGGTGTTACATGCGTAATTGCCTGCATGCTTACTGAGTATGCTGTCCAAAAAATCAGACGCAAACCAATAACAGTATGGGACGGCAGCGCAATAATAACAGGGATGCTTTTGGCACTCACACTTCCTCCGTCATTTCCTTTATACGCAGCAGCGCTAGGCAGTGTCTTTGCAATAGGCATGGGCAAACAAATCTTCGGAGGTCTCGGCTATAATATATTCAATCCTGCACTTTTAGGAAGGGCATTTTTGATGGCAACATATCCTGTGCTTACTACCACATGGAGCGAACCTCTGACAAAGGCTGCAAAACAGGGTATTGATGCTGTATCTGCCGCCACACCCCTTGCACTTATGAAGTTTGAGCAAAAACTCACACCTCATCTGGATTTACTGTTTGGAAATGTGGCAGGCTCTCTTGGCGAGACATCTGCAATTGCAATTATTTTGGGCGGGCTTTATTTGAGATACAAGGGTTATATAAACTGGAAGATGCCGCTTGGTTACCTTGGTTCCATTGCATTCTTTGGTGCAATCTTCTGGTTTGCAAACCCTGAAAAATATCCTGACCCTTTATTTCACATACTTGCAGGCGGTGCAATGCTCGGCGCATGGTTTATGGTAACTGATATGGTTACAACACCCACAACACCCATCGGACAGTGGCTCTTTGTAATCTTTGCAGGATTTCTCGTTGTTATTATAAGGCTTTTTGGCGGACTCCCTGAGGGTGTCATGTATTCCATACTCCTTATGAATGCATTTACACCGCTTCTAAACAGACACACCAAACCAAAGGTTTTCGGTGAAGGAGGACAGGGGGGGATAGGATGA
- the rsxC gene encoding electron transport complex subunit RsxC: MALNTFKHGIHPNYHKELTAGKKTEKAALTKKVAIPLQQHLGAPCQPIVKKGDTVVEGQKIGDANTFVTSPVHSTINGKVKEIEKYPHPSGSKVMSIIIEGDGTQRQWDSRQIGIDIDKLSIEEIKTAIREAGIVGLGGAAFPTVVKLSPPKDKKIDSVILNGCECEPFLTSDHRLMIEWPEKILWGMKLIMKSLGVSSGYIGIEENKPDAIGALENVKRSIIPDLKIIPLETKYPQGAEKMLIKAILNRKVPVGKLPMDVGVVVQNVGTAKAVYDAVKYDKPLLERVVTVSGNGINEPKNLLVRIGTSFDEVVNQCGGIKGDGEKLVIMGGPMMGISQTNLEVPVIKGTSGITVLAGDLVRPAEYQPCIKCSRCVEVCPVNLMPYRLTDYARFNEPDKFRAWGGVSCIECGCCSWTCPSNRPLVQWLRVGKLRVREAEKGSSK; this comes from the coding sequence ATGGCACTTAATACATTTAAACATGGAATACACCCGAACTATCATAAAGAACTCACAGCCGGAAAAAAGACTGAAAAGGCAGCCCTGACAAAAAAGGTTGCAATCCCTTTGCAGCAGCACCTTGGCGCCCCGTGCCAGCCTATTGTTAAAAAGGGCGATACGGTTGTAGAGGGTCAGAAAATCGGTGATGCAAATACCTTTGTAACATCTCCTGTACACTCAACAATCAATGGCAAGGTTAAAGAGATAGAAAAATATCCGCACCCTTCCGGCAGTAAGGTCATGTCCATTATTATAGAAGGGGATGGGACGCAAAGGCAGTGGGACAGCAGGCAAATCGGTATTGATATTGATAAACTATCCATTGAGGAGATAAAGACTGCTATAAGAGAGGCAGGCATTGTTGGTCTTGGCGGCGCTGCATTTCCTACTGTTGTAAAACTCTCTCCTCCAAAGGATAAAAAGATAGATTCTGTTATACTCAACGGCTGTGAATGTGAACCGTTCCTGACATCTGACCATAGGCTCATGATTGAATGGCCTGAAAAGATTCTGTGGGGAATGAAGTTGATAATGAAGTCGCTGGGTGTCAGCAGCGGCTATATAGGAATAGAGGAAAACAAACCTGATGCAATAGGTGCTCTGGAAAATGTAAAGAGATCAATCATCCCTGATTTAAAGATTATCCCACTGGAAACAAAATATCCGCAGGGCGCTGAAAAGATGCTTATAAAGGCAATCCTTAACAGGAAGGTCCCGGTAGGCAAACTTCCAATGGATGTCGGCGTTGTTGTGCAGAATGTAGGGACTGCTAAAGCGGTTTACGATGCAGTTAAATATGATAAACCACTTCTTGAAAGGGTTGTTACAGTAAGCGGTAATGGTATAAATGAGCCTAAAAACCTTCTGGTAAGGATAGGGACATCCTTTGATGAAGTGGTAAACCAGTGCGGCGGTATTAAGGGTGATGGAGAAAAACTTGTTATAATGGGCGGACCAATGATGGGTATTAGCCAGACAAATCTTGAAGTCCCTGTTATAAAAGGCACATCAGGCATAACAGTTCTGGCGGGTGATTTAGTAAGACCTGCTGAATATCAGCCCTGCATAAAGTGCAGCAGATGTGTTGAGGTATGTCCTGTTAATCTTATGCCTTACAGACTTACAGATTATGCAAGGTTTAATGAGCCTGATAAGTTCAGGGCATGGGGGGGCGTTTCCTGTATAGAATGCGGATGCTGTTCGTGGACATGCCCTTCAAACAGACCATTGGTTCAGTGGTTAAGGGTCGGTAAATTAAGGGTAAGAGAGGCTGAAAAGGGAAGTAGCAAATAA
- a CDS encoding HlyC/CorC family transporter — MVIVISYVTLIIGELAPKSLALRYAEGIACFSAKPINLLSKGTAFFVRVLTTSTNIILKLFGTKGLEERAFISEEEIKYFVKEGMEKGIFEETEQELIHSVFDFADTTVKEIMVPRHKFSAIDINSQQDEALDFLIETGFSRYPVYKDTQEHIVGILYNKDVFRLLKENKPLDLSKIVRAPHFVPDTIMISKLLKDMQKKRVHMAIVVNEHGEVDGLVTIEDLLEEIVGEIEDEYDIEKGGMIEKLKDGTMLIDGSAPIIDLQDRGLPFEDTEEYHTLAGFMLTRLQKIPRGGEFVTHMGYRFTVVDVEGKRVVKVKVEQLPQGK, encoded by the coding sequence GTGGTTATTGTAATCTCTTATGTTACGCTCATAATAGGCGAACTTGCGCCAAAGTCTCTTGCGCTTAGATATGCAGAAGGCATTGCCTGTTTTTCAGCAAAGCCTATTAATTTGTTATCAAAAGGAACAGCCTTTTTTGTAAGGGTGCTAACTACCTCTACTAATATCATCTTGAAACTATTTGGGACAAAGGGTCTTGAGGAAAGGGCATTTATATCAGAAGAAGAGATAAAATATTTTGTCAAAGAGGGCATGGAAAAGGGCATATTTGAGGAAACAGAACAGGAGTTGATTCACAGCGTATTTGATTTTGCAGACACAACTGTAAAAGAAATTATGGTGCCACGACATAAATTCAGCGCTATTGATATAAATTCACAACAAGATGAGGCGCTGGATTTTCTTATAGAAACAGGCTTTTCAAGGTACCCTGTTTACAAAGATACTCAAGAACATATAGTGGGAATCCTTTATAACAAGGATGTATTCAGGCTCTTAAAAGAGAATAAACCTTTGGATTTGAGTAAAATAGTCCGCGCCCCTCATTTTGTCCCTGATACAATTATGATAAGCAAACTCTTAAAGGACATGCAAAAAAAGAGGGTGCATATGGCGATTGTAGTAAATGAGCACGGCGAGGTTGACGGCCTTGTAACAATAGAAGACCTTCTTGAAGAAATCGTCGGTGAGATAGAAGATGAGTATGACATAGAAAAAGGCGGCATGATAGAAAAACTTAAAGACGGCACAATGCTCATAGACGGCTCTGCCCCGATTATAGACCTGCAGGACAGGGGACTGCCGTTTGAGGATACAGAAGAGTATCATACATTAGCAGGGTTCATGCTTACAAGACTTCAGAAGATACCAAGAGGCGGTGAATTTGTTACCCACATGGGTTATAGGTTTACAGTGGTTGATGTAGAAGGGAAAAGGGTAGTAAAGGTAAAGGTGGAACAACTGCCGCAGGGAAAATAA
- a CDS encoding HAD-IC family P-type ATPase: MNLSLFLSHEYIILDFNAPNHKEALRGMVCALGEKRCKEEESLKTLTDHESIDGVLSGTGSAIFHSISEDVPDIKIVVAISKNGIPHPTKRKQRTHILFLIISPIKESGTHLPLGKDEIFSELSTKENGLTSEDILKRLKTVGSNDIKRIKKSELFYDFLQNLTNLFAILLWSGGVMAFIAGMPELGWAIFLVIIINAVFSFWQEYKAEKAVEALQRLLPQRVNVLRDSIEKEVSADELVPGDIMLLEEGNNVPADGRLIEADDIRVDNSSLTGESKPVYKTAGSIENGRNFIWTEMPNLIFAGTGVISGRGKAVVTATGMDTEIGKVAYMTQAIKDEMSPLQKEMVRVTKTVTIIAVATGILFFGLGYSFGGLSLAMSFIFAIGIIVANVPEGLLPTVTLSLAMAVQRMARKGAVVKKLSAVETLGSTTVICTDKTGTLTTNEMCVTRLCVNGKVVQVRGNGYEPAGEFIFDGKVLDENALKNEGIHELLKAASLCNNAHLIPPSREKPFWQVLGDPTEGAIITAAEKAGIRYQELKKVYARIGHIPFERIRKRMTTVHEEVRSQGAGVRSEKIIAYVKGASKETLELCTYIYKNGEIVELLDEEMDEILKQNDLMAGAGLRILAVAYRELGVRGSEFGVKKQPTAEEVERALIFLGLIAMNDPPRCEVKEAVSMCHRAGIRIIMITGDYGLTAQAIAKDVGIGEDVKIIDGTELSQLSHRGLKEVLRRGETIFARVEPKDKLRIVEALQSNGEVVAVTGDGVNDAPALKKADIGIAMGMRGSDVAKESAEIILTDDNFATIVEAIKEGRAVYANIKKFVTYIFASNIPEIIPFIAFVLFKIPLPLTVMQILLVDLGTDVVPALGLGVEPPEKGIMDEPPRSRNKKLLDFKLLSRAYFFLGPIEAFLCLAGFFFVYLTRGWERGMPMPSEGVIYTTATTMTLAGIVASQIGNVFACRAEKESIFKIGLFKNRFVLFGILIEIILICLLIYTPFLQKVFGLAPLGINDWLFLVILPVILLAVEEIRKMLIR; encoded by the coding sequence ATGAACCTTTCCCTGTTTCTGTCACATGAATATATCATCCTTGACTTCAATGCACCGAATCACAAAGAGGCATTGAGGGGCATGGTCTGCGCTTTGGGTGAAAAAAGGTGCAAGGAAGAGGAATCCCTTAAGACATTAACAGACCATGAGAGTATTGACGGTGTGCTTTCAGGCACAGGCTCTGCAATATTCCACTCAATATCAGAGGATGTCCCTGATATAAAGATTGTAGTTGCTATATCCAAAAACGGAATCCCCCATCCAACAAAAAGGAAACAAAGGACACATATCCTGTTTCTCATTATCTCCCCAATAAAAGAAAGCGGCACCCATTTACCTTTGGGTAAGGACGAGATATTTTCTGAATTATCTACAAAAGAAAACGGGCTCACAAGTGAAGATATTTTAAAGCGGCTCAAAACAGTCGGCTCAAATGATATTAAGAGGATTAAAAAGAGTGAACTCTTCTATGATTTCCTGCAGAACCTCACAAACCTATTTGCCATACTCCTCTGGTCAGGCGGTGTTATGGCATTTATTGCAGGTATGCCTGAACTTGGATGGGCAATATTCCTTGTCATTATTATAAATGCAGTTTTTAGTTTCTGGCAGGAGTATAAGGCAGAAAAGGCTGTGGAGGCGCTGCAGAGACTTTTACCGCAAAGGGTAAATGTCTTAAGGGATAGTATTGAAAAAGAGGTTTCTGCAGATGAACTTGTACCCGGGGACATCATGCTTCTTGAAGAAGGGAATAATGTGCCTGCTGACGGAAGGCTTATTGAGGCAGATGACATTCGTGTTGATAACAGCTCTCTTACAGGTGAATCTAAACCTGTTTACAAAACTGCAGGGTCTATTGAAAACGGCAGAAACTTTATATGGACAGAGATGCCAAACCTGATATTTGCAGGCACAGGGGTTATTTCTGGCAGAGGCAAGGCTGTTGTTACTGCTACAGGCATGGACACTGAAATAGGCAAGGTTGCATATATGACTCAGGCAATAAAGGATGAGATGAGTCCTTTGCAAAAAGAAATGGTGAGGGTAACAAAAACTGTAACGATTATAGCCGTTGCCACAGGCATATTATTCTTTGGGCTTGGCTACAGTTTTGGCGGGCTTTCTCTTGCAATGAGTTTTATATTTGCCATAGGCATTATAGTTGCAAATGTGCCTGAAGGACTCCTCCCAACTGTAACCCTTTCCCTTGCCATGGCTGTCCAGAGGATGGCAAGAAAAGGGGCTGTTGTTAAGAAACTTTCTGCTGTTGAAACCCTTGGCTCTACGACAGTTATATGCACTGATAAAACAGGGACACTTACTACAAATGAGATGTGCGTTACCAGACTTTGTGTGAACGGTAAGGTAGTCCAAGTGAGAGGTAATGGGTATGAACCAGCAGGCGAATTTATCTTTGACGGCAAAGTGCTTGATGAAAATGCCTTGAAAAACGAAGGCATACATGAACTATTAAAGGCTGCAAGTCTGTGCAATAATGCCCATCTGATTCCTCCATCAAGAGAAAAACCATTCTGGCAAGTTTTAGGAGACCCTACAGAAGGGGCAATTATTACTGCTGCAGAAAAGGCAGGGATTAGGTATCAGGAATTAAAAAAAGTATATGCCAGAATCGGACATATCCCGTTTGAAAGAATAAGAAAGAGAATGACAACAGTGCATGAGGAAGTCAGGAGTCAGGGGGCAGGGGTCAGGAGCGAAAAAATTATTGCCTATGTTAAAGGGGCATCAAAGGAGACATTGGAGTTATGCACATATATATATAAAAACGGAGAGATTGTTGAACTATTGGATGAGGAAATGGATGAAATATTGAAGCAGAATGATTTAATGGCAGGAGCTGGTTTGAGGATACTGGCAGTTGCATATAGAGAGTTAGGAGTTCGGGGCTCAGAGTTTGGAGTTAAAAAACAACCAACTGCTGAAGAGGTAGAAAGGGCTTTGATATTTTTGGGTCTTATTGCAATGAATGACCCGCCGAGGTGTGAGGTAAAAGAGGCTGTCTCCATGTGCCATAGGGCAGGCATACGGATTATTATGATTACAGGCGATTATGGTTTGACTGCGCAGGCAATAGCAAAGGATGTCGGTATAGGAGAGGATGTAAAGATAATAGACGGCACTGAATTGTCGCAATTATCTCATCGGGGGTTAAAAGAGGTTTTAAGGCGCGGCGAAACTATCTTTGCACGGGTTGAACCAAAAGACAAACTCCGTATTGTTGAGGCACTCCAGTCTAACGGCGAGGTTGTGGCAGTAACAGGAGACGGCGTGAATGATGCACCTGCATTAAAAAAGGCTGATATAGGCATTGCAATGGGCATGCGCGGAAGCGATGTCGCAAAGGAGTCAGCAGAGATTATTTTAACAGACGACAACTTTGCAACCATTGTTGAGGCAATAAAAGAAGGGAGGGCTGTTTACGCCAATATAAAGAAGTTTGTTACATACATCTTTGCAAGTAATATCCCGGAGATTATTCCATTCATTGCATTTGTGCTTTTTAAGATTCCCCTCCCTTTGACAGTTATGCAAATTTTGCTCGTTGATTTAGGCACAGATGTTGTCCCTGCACTCGGGCTTGGTGTAGAACCTCCTGAAAAAGGCATAATGGATGAGCCTCCGAGATCAAGAAATAAAAAACTGTTGGATTTTAAACTTCTTTCAAGGGCATATTTTTTCTTAGGACCAATTGAGGCATTCTTGTGTCTTGCTGGCTTCTTTTTTGTTTATTTAACAAGAGGATGGGAAAGGGGAATGCCAATGCCGTCAGAAGGTGTAATTTATACAACAGCAACAACCATGACCCTTGCAGGCATAGTTGCATCACAAATAGGGAATGTCTTTGCATGCAGGGCAGAAAAAGAATCCATCTTCAAAATAGGATTATTTAAAAACAGGTTCGTCTTATTCGGAATACTTATTGAGATAATTTTAATATGCCTTTTAATCTATACACCGTTTTTACAAAAGGTCTTTGGACTTGCTCCGCTTGGCATAAACGATTGGCTATTTCTTGTTATACTCCCTGTAATCTTACTTGCAGTAGAAGAGATAAGGAAGATGCTTATCAGATAG
- a CDS encoding AEC family transporter: MFMNSGNMAFPLALLAFGSDGLTIAVLYYVAISIMVYSIGIYIAKGDGGLYEMLKLPLIYAAITGMLLNLTETPIPQPLFLTMDMLGAATIPLMLISLGYHLRSTHITSFGLSIAGTIIRIFGGIILAYLVTISFGIKGIEQKIIILSSSMPSAVINFIVSYRYKLHSELVASIIAMSTIVSLFITPLVLYFLM; the protein is encoded by the coding sequence ATGTTTATGAATTCAGGCAATATGGCATTTCCATTAGCCTTACTTGCATTTGGCAGTGACGGACTGACAATTGCGGTCTTATACTATGTAGCGATAAGCATTATGGTTTATTCCATTGGTATCTACATTGCAAAAGGAGATGGCGGGTTATATGAGATGTTAAAACTACCGTTGATATACGCAGCGATTACAGGCATGCTGTTAAACCTTACTGAAACTCCCATCCCTCAGCCATTATTTCTAACTATGGACATGCTTGGTGCAGCCACTATCCCGCTTATGCTTATTAGCCTTGGCTATCACCTCCGTTCAACCCATATCACCTCTTTTGGTTTGTCAATAGCAGGGACAATAATAAGGATTTTTGGAGGGATAATACTGGCATATCTTGTGACGATTTCTTTTGGGATTAAAGGAATTGAACAAAAGATAATAATCCTCTCGTCGTCTATGCCCTCTGCTGTTATAAACTTTATTGTAAGTTACAGATATAAACTCCATTCCGAACTTGTAGCATCAATAATTGCCATGAGCACAATAGTAAGCCTCTTTATAACACCGCTGGTGCTTTATTTTTTGATGTGA